DNA sequence from the Flavobacterium lipolyticum genome:
ACTTTAAGTGAATTCAGGTCAATGCTGTCACTTAATACACTGTCATTTTCCTCTATTTTATAAAGGGTTTTAGTCAAATCTTCTGCCTGAAAAGCATTATTCTTTTTATAAAAATCAATACTGTAATTGATGATTATTCTTTTTAACCACGCACCAAATGCTACTTCTTGTTTATAGTCATTGATTTTTGTAAAAGCTTTCAGAAAACCTTCCTGCATGACGTCCTGTGCAAAATGTTCATCTTTCACAATGCGGAATGCCACATTGTACATCGCTTTACAATAACGATTGTAAACTTCGAACTGCGCTTTTTGGTTGTTCTCCTTACAAAGCGTGATTAATTCTTCGATATTCTGGTTAGTTATACTCAAGTAATTGTTGCTAGTTTTTAATAATGACTTTGCTTTTTTGGGTTTGTTACAGTTTTGATAAAATTAATTTTATTTTTTTTTAAAATAATTGTCTTTCTTAGGTTATTTAACTTCTATCATACAATTTCAAAACTTTCTTTTTTGCTTTTGGCACAATGATTGTCTATTTTTACCGCTAATCTTGTAAATGAAATACTTTGCATAGATTTAGCTGAAACTACCGCCTGTAAAGTTATATTTGCGGTTAGTATGAAATATTTAATGACAAAACGACTTATATACTATTATGTCAAACCATAAAATACTCACAATTGACAATCTGTCACTTCAGGAATTTGACTCAGAAGCAGATTTGATTCCATTATTAACTCCGGAAGACGAAGAGGAAATGAATAACGAAGAGCTTCCGCTCTCGTTGCCTATTTTACCATTGCGCAATACCGTTTTATTTCCGGGAGTTGTTATTCCGATTTCGGCAGGAAGAGATAAATCAATCAAATTAATTAATGATGCCAATGCCGGCGGAAAAATTATTGGTGTGGTTTCTCAAATTAATGAAGAAGACGAAGACCCGTCAAAAGATGATATTCATAAAATTGGAACCGTAGCCAGAATTCTTCGCGTTTTAAAAATGCCTGACGGAAACGTAACCGTAATTCTACAAGGTAAAAAACGTTTTGAAATTGACGAAGTAGTTTCAGAAGAACCTTATATCACTGCCACGATCAAAGAAGTTTCAGAAGAACGTCCGACAGAAGATGATACCGAATTTACCGCAATTTTAGATTCAGTAAAAGAACTGGCAATTCAAATTATAAAAGAAAGTCCAAACATTCCGTCAGAAGCTACTTTTGCGATTAAAAACATTGAAAGCCAGTCGTTTTTAATCAATTTTGTTTCTTCCAATATGAATTTATCCGTAAAAGAAAAACAAGGTTTGTTATCGATAAACGGATTAAAAGAACGCGCGCTTGAAACTTTGCGTTACATGAACGTGGAACTGCAAAAATTAGAATTAAAGAACGACATTCAGTCAAAAGTTCGTTTTGATTTAGACCAGCAGCAGCGTGAATATTTCCTTCACCAGCAAATGAAAACCATTCAGGAAGAATTGGGAGGCGTTTCGCAGGAGGAAGAAATGGATGAAATGGGATTGAAAGCCAAAACCAAAAAGTGGGACGAGAAAACGCAGAAACATTTCGAAAAAGAATTGTCTAAAATGCGTAGAATGAACCCGCAATCTCCTGATTTTGGAATTCAGCGTAACTACCTGGAATTATTTTTAGAATTGCCTTGGGGTGAATATTCTAAAGATAAATTCGATTTAAAACATGCACAAAAAGTATTAGATAAAGATCATTTTGGACTTGAAGAAGTAAAGAAAAGAATGATTGAACATTTGGCTGTATTGAAACTTCGTAACGATATGAGATCGCCAATTATTTGTTTGACAGGACCTCCGGGAGTTGGTAAAACTTCTATCGGTCGTTCGGTTGCTGAAGCTTTAGGACGTGAGTACGTACGTATTTCCTTAGGTGGTTTACGTGATGAAGCTGAAATTCGCGGACACAGAAAGACTTATATCGGTGCTATGCCGGGACGAATCATTCAGAGTTTGAAAAAAGCCGGAACTTCGAACCCTGTTTTTATACTGGATGAGATTGATAAATTGTCAAGCGGTAACAGTGGAGACCCTTCTTCTGCTTTGTTAGAAGTATTAGATCCGGAGCAAAACAATGCTTTTTACGACAACTTCCTTGAAATGGGGTATGATTTGTCTAAAGTAATGTTTATCGCAACTTCAAACAATATGTCAGCCATTCAACCGGCATTACGCGACAGAATGGAAGTAATCAAAATGTCCGGTTACACCATCGAAGAAAAAGTTGAAATTGCCAAAAGACACCTTTTTCCGAAACAATTAGAGGCACACGGATTGACAGCTAAAGATTTGACCATTGGTAAAAAACAACTGGAAAAAATCGTAGAAGGATACACACGCGAATCCGGAGTTCGTAATTTGGAAACTAAAATTGCTCAGGTCATTCGTAATGCAGCAAAAGCAGTTGCGATGGAAGAGGAGTACAATAAAAAAGTAACCGACGAAGATATCGTGACCGTTTTGGGGGTACCAAGATTAGAACGCGATAAATATGAAAACAACGATATTGCAGGAGTAGTGACAGGTTTAGCCTGGACGAGTGTGGGTGGAGATATTTTGTTTATCGAATCTTTGATTTCTGAAGGAAAAGGAGCTTTGACCATTACCGGAAACCTTGGTAATGTAATGAAAGAATCGGCTACAATTGCTTTAGAATACATCAAAGCCAATGCTAAAAAATTAGGCTTGAATGTTGAATTGTTTCAAAAGTACAATATCCATTTACACGTACCCGAAGGCGCAACACCAAAAGACGGCCCAAGTGCCGGAATAGCCATGTTGACCTCTTTGGTTTCATTACTTACACAAAAGAAAGTAAAGAAAAGTTTAGCCATGACAGGTGAAATTACGCTTCGAGGTAAAGTCTTACCGGTAGGCGGAATTAAAGAAAAAATCCTGGCAGCAAAAAGAGCCAATATTAAAGAGATCATTTTATGTCATGAAAATAAAAGCGACATTGATGAAATTAAAGCCGAATATTTAGAAGGACTTACTTTTCATTATGTGAAAGAAATGAGTGAAGTTTTGGCTTTGGCATTGACGGATCAGAATGTTAAGAACGCGAAAACGCTGAAATAAAGTATATACTTAATCTTCAATACAAAAATTCCAAAATCCAAATTCCAATCTGAGACCTCAGTTTTGGAATTTGGATTTTTTTATTGGAATTTATTTTTATTGTATTTTATTTTTATAATTGATATAATTTTATCTTCGCACTTGCGTTATCCCTCTATAGGATCGCCCCAAAAGAATGTTAAAACAATTTGTTTTATTTTTATTAGTAACAATTTGCTCCATTAGTTATGGGCAAATAGGAGGGCGTCACACCTATCAGTTCTTGAATTTAACGACTTCTCCAAGACAGGCAGCGTTAGGAGGAGAAACCATCACGATTTATGACGAGGATGTCAATCAGGTGATGTCTAACCCAGCAGCTTTAAATGAAGATATGGACAATCGTCTTGCTTTGAATTATGGGAGTTATTATGGAGAAGCTTCTTATGGAACCGCTTCGTATGCCTATACTTACGACAGACATGTGCAGACATTCTATGCAGGAGTAAGCTATGTCAATTATGGTTCATTTGAAGGTTATGATGAAAATGGTCAGGCCACTTCTAATTTTACTGGGAGTGAGGGCGCACTTTCATTAGGGTATGCTTATAATGTTCCTTATACTGATCTGCATATTGGAGCAAGCGCTAAGTTAATAACTTCAACTTTAGAGAGTTATAATTCGATGGGAGGAGCAATTGATTTAGGTTTTTTGTATGTAATTGAAAAAAATGATGTAAATTTGGGTTTGGTAATCCGTAATATAGGTACACAGTTTACAACGTATTCGGGAATAAAGGAAAATTTACCATTTGAAATCGTGGCTGGAGTTTCTCAGGAATTAGAGCATGTGCCCCTTCGCTGGCATCTTACATTAGAAAATTTGCAACAGTGGAACATCTCTTTTTCGAATCCCGTTCGTGGGGGAACCGGCATAGATGGATCAACAAACAAAGAAAAAGTTTCGTTTTTAAACAACGCATTAAGGCATGTTGTTTTAGGAGTGGAACTTTTCCCAAAAAAAGCATTTAATTTGCGTTTAGGATATAATTTTAGAAGGGGAGAAGAATTACGGGTGAATGAACAACGTAATTTTTCAGGAGTGTCAGTAGGATTTGGATTAAAAATGAACAGGTTAAAATTTAACTATTCTTATTCCAGATATACGTTAGCAGCAAATACAAGTCTTTTTGGTCTAATTTTAAATTTTCAGTAATGATATGAAAATACTTAGTTTGTTTTTGTTTTTAACAGTAGGTGTTTTTACGGGTGCAAAACACTACTATAAAAAAGAAACCGCTATTTCCACTTTGGAAGTAGAGCGTATGAATCTTAGAGTAAACGAAATAAAAAACATGATGAGTATTGATTCTAAATACAATACCAAAATTGCTTTTTTCGTTGATATGAGCATACCATCAGGCAAAAATCGTTTTTTTGTTTACGATCTGGTAAACAGTAAAATTATCGATCAGGGGCTTGTAGCACATGGTTCAGGATCAGAAACGGGTGTAAAAGGGAATTTACGTTTCAGTAATACTCCTAATTCCAATTGCACTGCTTTAGGCCGATATGTGATTCAGAAATGTTATAAAGGAATCTTCGGAAAAGCCTATAAATTAAACGGTCTGGATGAAACCAATAATAATGCTTTAAAAAGAGCTATAGTGTTACATTATTACTCGGCAGTTCCTTATGAAGAACAAGACTATTACATCAGTAACAGCCATGGCTGTCCAATGGTGAATGAACAGTTCTTTAAAAGACTCGAAAAATATATAGATTGTTCTAAGTCAAATATCATTCTGGATGTTTATTATTAGAAAAACTTAGAATAAAATTTCAATACACTTAAATCTTATATTGCTGTTGTTTTTCCTTCAACAGCATTTTTTTTGCCTCGATTTTATCTGTTTTTCCAACTTAATTCATTGTTTTAGTATTGTAATATGAAGAAAATCTTTATTGGTTTATTGGTTTTACTTTTGATTTTCGCGGGATATAGAATCCTCAGGAAAGACCATACTGCATCTCCTTCAGTAGCAAGAACAATTGATATTATAAAAATAAATGAAGTCCGGAGCATTATAAAAAGCAATCCAAAATACAATGACAGATATGCTTTTTTTATAGATATGAAAATTCCTTCCGGTAAGAATCGCTTTTTTATATACGATCTAAAAAATAATAAAATTATTGATAAAGGTTTAGTAGCTCATGGTTTAGGATCTGAGACTAAAGTAAAAGGTAAACTAAAATTTAGTAATGTCCCTAATTCACTCAGTACTTCGTTGGGGAGATATGCTGTTGGCGGGCATTATAATGGAAAGTTTGGCAAGGCCTATAAATTATACGGATTAGATACTACAAATTCCAATGTATTTGATCGTGATATTGTTTTCCATTATTATTTTGATGTTCCGTATAAAGAGCAAAAAGGATATATTTGCAACAGCTATGGATGTCCGATGGTGAACAAAAAGTATTTTGAACGAGTGGCTAAAATAATTGATACTTCCGGATCCGATATTGTGATGAGTATTTATTATTAAGTCCGAACCAAAACAGTAAACAAGTTTAAATTAAAAAAATAAAAAATTGAAAAAAATTACCATTGCAATTGATGGATTCTCCTCTACAGGAAAGAGTACTTTGGCCAAACAATTAGCGAAAGAGTTAGAATATGTTTATGTAGATACCGGAGCAATGTACCGTGCCGTAACGTACTTTGCCATGCAAAATCAGCTTATTGCAGCCGATTTTTTTGATAAAGTAGCCCTTATAGCGGCTTTACCGAACATTCAGTTAGAATTTAAATTTAATGCCGATCTTGGTTTTGCCGAGATGTATCTTAATGGCGAAAATGTGGAGAAACAAATCAGAACCATCGAAGTTTCCAGTTTCGTTAGTAAAGTAGCAGAAGTTTCTGAAGTACGTTCCAAATTAGTGGAACAACAGCAGGAAATGGGAAAAAATAAAGGTATTGTAATGGACGGAAGAGACATTGGTACCGTAGTGTTTCCAAATGCTGAACTTAAAGTATTCATGACCGCCAGTGCCGAAACCCGTGCACAGAGACGTTTTGATGAATTACAGCAAAAAGGAGATAACGTTTCTTATGAAGACGTCCTGAAAAATGTAGTCGAGAGAGATTATATCGATACACATCGTGAAGATTCTCCTTTAATTATTGCCGATGATGCGATAGAAATAGATAATTCTTACTTAAACAGAGAAGAACAGTTTACAGCAGTGCTGGAATTAGTAACAGATGTTGTTAAAACAATTTAATTTTTTGTAGATATCATTTTTAATGGTAGTTTTACCGCTTCATTTATTTTAAAGACAATTTCATCATATGGGAATTAAAAACAGGTTGATTATAATGAGCTTTCTTCAATTTTTTGTTTGGGGAGCCTGGCTTATAACAATTGGAAATTATTGGTTTGGAACTAAAAACTGGGAAGGAACCCAGTTTGGTTTGGTCTTCGGAACCATGGGAATTGCTTCTTTATTCATGCCCACCTTAACCGGGATTATTGCGGACAGATGGATTAATGCAGAAAAACTGTATGGTGTCCTGCACATTTTATATGCAGTAGTTTTATTTACTATTGCACATATTACCACCCCAGATCATTTTATATACGTAATGTTTGCTGCAATGTGTTGCTACATGCCCACCATTGCTTTGAGTAACTCGATTTCGTATACTTCACTAAAATTGAACAATAAAAACATCGTAAAAGATTTCCCACCTATCCGTGTTTGGGGAACCGTTGGTTTTATTGCCGCAATGTGGATCACTAATTTAAGTGGAAGTAAAGCGACAGAATATCAGTTTTACATCGCCGGTGTAGGTGCATTAATTCTTGGAATTTATGCTTTTACATTACCAAAATGTGAGCCACAGCGCCTGACAAAAGAAGATGCTTCACTAGTTGAAACTTTAGGATTGGAAGCTTTTAAGTTGTTTGGAAACTACAAAATGGCTCTGTTCTTTGTATTCTCTATGTTTTTAGGCGGGGCTTTACAATTGACGAATGCTTATGGAGACGTATTTTTAGACGAATTCAAACATTTTCCTAAA
Encoded proteins:
- a CDS encoding RNA polymerase sigma factor, with amino-acid sequence MSITNQNIEELITLCKENNQKAQFEVYNRYCKAMYNVAFRIVKDEHFAQDVMQEGFLKAFTKINDYKQEVAFGAWLKRIIINYSIDFYKKNNAFQAEDLTKTLYKIEENDSVLSDSIDLNSLKVKQVLDTISNLKDNYRMVLTLFYIEGYDQEEISEILNISYANCRTTLSRAKESLRKKLEEI
- the lon gene encoding endopeptidase La produces the protein MSNHKILTIDNLSLQEFDSEADLIPLLTPEDEEEMNNEELPLSLPILPLRNTVLFPGVVIPISAGRDKSIKLINDANAGGKIIGVVSQINEEDEDPSKDDIHKIGTVARILRVLKMPDGNVTVILQGKKRFEIDEVVSEEPYITATIKEVSEERPTEDDTEFTAILDSVKELAIQIIKESPNIPSEATFAIKNIESQSFLINFVSSNMNLSVKEKQGLLSINGLKERALETLRYMNVELQKLELKNDIQSKVRFDLDQQQREYFLHQQMKTIQEELGGVSQEEEMDEMGLKAKTKKWDEKTQKHFEKELSKMRRMNPQSPDFGIQRNYLELFLELPWGEYSKDKFDLKHAQKVLDKDHFGLEEVKKRMIEHLAVLKLRNDMRSPIICLTGPPGVGKTSIGRSVAEALGREYVRISLGGLRDEAEIRGHRKTYIGAMPGRIIQSLKKAGTSNPVFILDEIDKLSSGNSGDPSSALLEVLDPEQNNAFYDNFLEMGYDLSKVMFIATSNNMSAIQPALRDRMEVIKMSGYTIEEKVEIAKRHLFPKQLEAHGLTAKDLTIGKKQLEKIVEGYTRESGVRNLETKIAQVIRNAAKAVAMEEEYNKKVTDEDIVTVLGVPRLERDKYENNDIAGVVTGLAWTSVGGDILFIESLISEGKGALTITGNLGNVMKESATIALEYIKANAKKLGLNVELFQKYNIHLHVPEGATPKDGPSAGIAMLTSLVSLLTQKKVKKSLAMTGEITLRGKVLPVGGIKEKILAAKRANIKEIILCHENKSDIDEIKAEYLEGLTFHYVKEMSEVLALALTDQNVKNAKTLK
- the porQ gene encoding type IX secretion system protein PorQ, with translation MLKQFVLFLLVTICSISYGQIGGRHTYQFLNLTTSPRQAALGGETITIYDEDVNQVMSNPAALNEDMDNRLALNYGSYYGEASYGTASYAYTYDRHVQTFYAGVSYVNYGSFEGYDENGQATSNFTGSEGALSLGYAYNVPYTDLHIGASAKLITSTLESYNSMGGAIDLGFLYVIEKNDVNLGLVIRNIGTQFTTYSGIKENLPFEIVAGVSQELEHVPLRWHLTLENLQQWNISFSNPVRGGTGIDGSTNKEKVSFLNNALRHVVLGVELFPKKAFNLRLGYNFRRGEELRVNEQRNFSGVSVGFGLKMNRLKFNYSYSRYTLAANTSLFGLILNFQ
- a CDS encoding murein L,D-transpeptidase catalytic domain-containing protein gives rise to the protein MKILSLFLFLTVGVFTGAKHYYKKETAISTLEVERMNLRVNEIKNMMSIDSKYNTKIAFFVDMSIPSGKNRFFVYDLVNSKIIDQGLVAHGSGSETGVKGNLRFSNTPNSNCTALGRYVIQKCYKGIFGKAYKLNGLDETNNNALKRAIVLHYYSAVPYEEQDYYISNSHGCPMVNEQFFKRLEKYIDCSKSNIILDVYY
- a CDS encoding murein L,D-transpeptidase catalytic domain-containing protein, translated to MKKIFIGLLVLLLIFAGYRILRKDHTASPSVARTIDIIKINEVRSIIKSNPKYNDRYAFFIDMKIPSGKNRFFIYDLKNNKIIDKGLVAHGLGSETKVKGKLKFSNVPNSLSTSLGRYAVGGHYNGKFGKAYKLYGLDTTNSNVFDRDIVFHYYFDVPYKEQKGYICNSYGCPMVNKKYFERVAKIIDTSGSDIVMSIYY
- the cmk gene encoding (d)CMP kinase; protein product: MKKITIAIDGFSSTGKSTLAKQLAKELEYVYVDTGAMYRAVTYFAMQNQLIAADFFDKVALIAALPNIQLEFKFNADLGFAEMYLNGENVEKQIRTIEVSSFVSKVAEVSEVRSKLVEQQQEMGKNKGIVMDGRDIGTVVFPNAELKVFMTASAETRAQRRFDELQQKGDNVSYEDVLKNVVERDYIDTHREDSPLIIADDAIEIDNSYLNREEQFTAVLELVTDVVKTI
- a CDS encoding nucleoside permease, producing the protein MGIKNRLIIMSFLQFFVWGAWLITIGNYWFGTKNWEGTQFGLVFGTMGIASLFMPTLTGIIADRWINAEKLYGVLHILYAVVLFTIAHITTPDHFIYVMFAAMCCYMPTIALSNSISYTSLKLNNKNIVKDFPPIRVWGTVGFIAAMWITNLSGSKATEYQFYIAGVGALILGIYAFTLPKCEPQRLTKEDASLVETLGLEAFKLFGNYKMALFFVFSMFLGGALQLTNAYGDVFLDEFKHFPKYADSFVIQYSTIIMSISQVSETLFILAIPFFLRRFGIKQVMLISMLAWVLRFGLFGFGDPVGGLWMIILSCIVYGMAFDFFNISGSLFVESNTDSKIRSSAQGLFMMMTNGVGAVLGSLTSGWAIDRFFTKSFANTTELAGFLQTDSTNSIMLEFVKKQGNSVSTDGVFANPILMKDWQTIWLSFAAYALVIAIAFAILFKHKHDPKELENLSH